The following coding sequences lie in one Alosa alosa isolate M-15738 ecotype Scorff River chromosome 21, AALO_Geno_1.1, whole genome shotgun sequence genomic window:
- the arhgef9b gene encoding rho guanine nucleotide exchange factor 9b isoform X9: MTLLISGGSIVSAEAVWDHVTMADRELAFKAGDVIKVLDASNKDWWWGQIDDEEGWFPASFVRLWVNQEETGAEPVEGTSEVQNGHLDLDCLTLGQPLQNRDQMRANVINEIMSTERHYIKHLKDICEGYLRQCRKRIDMFNDDQLKVIFGNIEDIYRFQMGFVRDLEKQYNTEEPHLSEIGPCFLEHQDGFWIYSEYCNNHLDACMELSKLMKDGRYQHFFEACRLLQQMIDIAIDGFLLTPVQKICKYPLQLAELLKYTAQEHSDYRYVAAALAVMRNVTQQINERKRRLENIDKIAQWQASVLDWEGDDILDRSSELIYTGEMSWIYQPYGRSQQRVFFLFDHQLVMCKKDLIRRDLLYYKGRIDMDRYDVRDVVDGRDDDFNVSVKHAFKLHSKDTEEICVFMAKKLEEKIRWLRAFHEERKMVQEDEKIGFEISEYQKRQAAMTVRKVTKQKAVSQNRYVPPGTPSPQDPLPQGQFMFSDNMAQSEVFEFPQARRNQTPFWQNLSRLAPFKK, translated from the exons ATGACATTG TTGATCAGCGGAGGTTCAATCGTCAGCGCAGAGGCAGTATGGGACCATGTGACCATGGCGGACCGGGAGTTGGCTTTTAAGGCGGGGGACGTCATCAAAGTCCTGGACGCCTCCAACAAGGATTGGTGGTGGGGCCAGATCGACGATGAGGAGGGCTGGTTCCCTGCCAGCTTCGTGAGG CTCTGGGTCAACCAGGAGGAGACGGGTGCAGAGCCAGTGGAGGGGACCAGTGAGGTCCAGAACGGCCACCTGGACCTGGACTGCCTGACGCTGGGCCAGCCCCTTCAGAACCGGGACCAGATGAGGGCCAACGTGATCAACGAGATCATGAGCACCGAGCGCCACTACATCAAGCACCTCAAGGACATCTGTGAG GGCTACTTACGACAGTGCCGGAAGCGCATCGACATGTTCAACGACGACCAGCTGAAAGTCATCTTTGGCAACATTGAGGACATCTACAGATTCCAGATGGGCTTCGTGCGGGATCTGGAGAAGCAATACAACACAGAGGAGCCCCACCTCAGCGAGATTGGGCCCTGCTTCCTAGAGCAC CAAGACGGCTTCTGGATCTACTCGGAGTACTGCAACAACCACCTGGACGCATGCATGGAGCTTTCCAAGCTGATGAAAGACGGCCGCTACCAGCACTTCTTCGAGGCCTGTCGGCTCCTTCAGCAGATGATCGACATCGCCATCGATGGCTTCCTGCTCACGCCCGTGCAGAAGATCTGCAAGTACCCTCTGCAGCTGGCTGAGCTGCTCAAGTACACCGCACAGGAGCACAG TGACTACCGTTACGTGGCGGCAGCTCTGGCTGTCATGCGGAATGTGACCCAGCAGATTAACGAGCGCAAGCGGAGGCTGGAGAACATTGACAAGATCGCCCAGTGGCAGGCATCCGTGCTCGACTGGGAG GGCGATGACATTCTGGACAGAAGCTCAGAGCTGATCTACACCGGTGAGATGTCGTGGATCTACCAGCCTTATGGGCGGAGCCAGCAGAGAGTCTTCTTCCTGTTTGATCACCAGCTGGTCATGTGTAAAAAG GATCTGATACGTCGGGACCTCCTCTACTATAAGGGTCGCATCGACATGGACCGCTACGACGTCCGGGACGTCGTCGACGGCCGCGACGACGACTTCAACGTGAGCGTCAAGCACGCCTTCAAGCTGCACAGCAAGGACACGGAGGAGATCTGTGTCTTCATGGCCAAGAAGCTGGAGGAAAAGATACGCTGGCTTAGGGCTTTCCACGAGGAGCGCAAGATGGTGCAAGAGGACGAGAAAATCG GTTTTGAAATCTCAGAGTACCAGAAGCGGCAGGCGGCCATGACTGTGCGAAAAGTGACTAAACAGAAAG CTGTAAGCCAAAACAGGTATGTGCCCCCCGgtaccccctccccccaggACCCTCTGCCTCAAGGACAGTTCATGTTCTCAGACAACATGGCACAATCAGAGGTGTTTGAGTTCCCGCAGGCCAGAAGGAACCAGACGCCCTTCTGGCAAAATCTCAGTAGGTTAGCACCCTTCAAAAAATag
- the arhgef9b gene encoding rho guanine nucleotide exchange factor 9b isoform X8 produces the protein MTLLISGGSIVSAEAVWDHVTMADRELAFKAGDVIKVLDASNKDWWWGQIDDEEGWFPASFVRLWVNQEETGAEPVEGTSEVQNGHLDLDCLTLGQPLQNRDQMRANVINEIMSTERHYIKHLKDICEGYLRQCRKRIDMFNDDQLKVIFGNIEDIYRFQMGFVRDLEKQYNTEEPHLSEIGPCFLEHQDGFWIYSEYCNNHLDACMELSKLMKDGRYQHFFEACRLLQQMIDIAIDGFLLTPVQKICKYPLQLAELLKYTAQEHSDYRYVAAALAVMRNVTQQINERKRRLENIDKIAQWQASVLDWEGDDILDRSSELIYTGEMSWIYQPYGRSQQRVFFLFDHQLVMCKKDLIRRDLLYYKGRIDMDRYDVRDVVDGRDDDFNVSVKHAFKLHSKDTEEICVFMAKKLEEKIRWLRAFHEERKMVQEDEKIGFEISEYQKRQAAMTVRKVTKQKDSFIDIILKKRALLYGHGMKMIKVYSLEFYRSVHFFIQDAMATALKNGDLTKQTLHLKGLAQHFFPQPSSFPVSTLF, from the exons ATGACATTG TTGATCAGCGGAGGTTCAATCGTCAGCGCAGAGGCAGTATGGGACCATGTGACCATGGCGGACCGGGAGTTGGCTTTTAAGGCGGGGGACGTCATCAAAGTCCTGGACGCCTCCAACAAGGATTGGTGGTGGGGCCAGATCGACGATGAGGAGGGCTGGTTCCCTGCCAGCTTCGTGAGG CTCTGGGTCAACCAGGAGGAGACGGGTGCAGAGCCAGTGGAGGGGACCAGTGAGGTCCAGAACGGCCACCTGGACCTGGACTGCCTGACGCTGGGCCAGCCCCTTCAGAACCGGGACCAGATGAGGGCCAACGTGATCAACGAGATCATGAGCACCGAGCGCCACTACATCAAGCACCTCAAGGACATCTGTGAG GGCTACTTACGACAGTGCCGGAAGCGCATCGACATGTTCAACGACGACCAGCTGAAAGTCATCTTTGGCAACATTGAGGACATCTACAGATTCCAGATGGGCTTCGTGCGGGATCTGGAGAAGCAATACAACACAGAGGAGCCCCACCTCAGCGAGATTGGGCCCTGCTTCCTAGAGCAC CAAGACGGCTTCTGGATCTACTCGGAGTACTGCAACAACCACCTGGACGCATGCATGGAGCTTTCCAAGCTGATGAAAGACGGCCGCTACCAGCACTTCTTCGAGGCCTGTCGGCTCCTTCAGCAGATGATCGACATCGCCATCGATGGCTTCCTGCTCACGCCCGTGCAGAAGATCTGCAAGTACCCTCTGCAGCTGGCTGAGCTGCTCAAGTACACCGCACAGGAGCACAG TGACTACCGTTACGTGGCGGCAGCTCTGGCTGTCATGCGGAATGTGACCCAGCAGATTAACGAGCGCAAGCGGAGGCTGGAGAACATTGACAAGATCGCCCAGTGGCAGGCATCCGTGCTCGACTGGGAG GGCGATGACATTCTGGACAGAAGCTCAGAGCTGATCTACACCGGTGAGATGTCGTGGATCTACCAGCCTTATGGGCGGAGCCAGCAGAGAGTCTTCTTCCTGTTTGATCACCAGCTGGTCATGTGTAAAAAG GATCTGATACGTCGGGACCTCCTCTACTATAAGGGTCGCATCGACATGGACCGCTACGACGTCCGGGACGTCGTCGACGGCCGCGACGACGACTTCAACGTGAGCGTCAAGCACGCCTTCAAGCTGCACAGCAAGGACACGGAGGAGATCTGTGTCTTCATGGCCAAGAAGCTGGAGGAAAAGATACGCTGGCTTAGGGCTTTCCACGAGGAGCGCAAGATGGTGCAAGAGGACGAGAAAATCG GTTTTGAAATCTCAGAGTACCAGAAGCGGCAGGCGGCCATGACTGTGCGAAAAGTGACTAAACAGAAAG ATTCATTTATAGATATCATCTTGAAAAAGAGGGCCTTATTATATGGACATGGTATGAAAATGATTAAGGTATATTCATTAGAGTTCTACCGTAGCGTTCATTTTTTTATCCAAGATGCCATGGCAACTGCTTTGAAAAATGGAGACCTAACAAAACAGACTCTTCATTTAAAAGGACTGGCACAACATTTTTTTCCTCAGCCAAGCTCTTTTCCAGTGTCCACGTTGTTCTAA